One genomic segment of Pirellulales bacterium includes these proteins:
- a CDS encoding ABC transporter permease, giving the protein MNHASYVRVFLTFARNSLVRNMTFRVNFVIECISSLSWMLMNLGFYVIVFSYT; this is encoded by the coding sequence ATGAACCACGCTTCCTACGTCCGAGTCTTTCTCACGTTCGCTCGCAACAGTTTGGTGCGAAACATGACGTTTCGAGTGAATTTCGTGATCGAATGCATTAGCAGCCTGTCGTGGATGTTGATGAACTTGGGCTTTTATGTGATCGTATTCAGCTACACGC
- a CDS encoding class I SAM-dependent methyltransferase yields the protein MKPQRILSRILEPEVMDTPAEARDYDSMDHREVNRRFVDDLLVAASLMASPINLLDLGAGTAQIPIELCRRSANIHITAVDASRHMLEMAKLNVERAGLSSQIRLEHADAKRLNFATDSFDAVISNSIIHHLPEPQMCLHEAVRVARPGGLLFFRDLIRPANQHKLEQLVNRYTPASGISIEADHQRAMFADSLRAALTLTEVEQLVAGLNLSASSMKKTSDRHWTWIARKNATVIGTM from the coding sequence ATGAAGCCGCAGCGCATACTTTCCCGCATACTCGAACCGGAAGTCATGGATACGCCCGCTGAGGCGCGCGACTACGATTCGATGGACCACCGCGAAGTGAATCGTCGATTTGTCGATGACTTGCTCGTGGCTGCTTCTCTGATGGCGTCGCCAATAAATCTGCTCGATCTGGGTGCCGGCACCGCTCAAATTCCCATCGAACTCTGCCGGCGATCTGCAAACATCCACATCACCGCGGTCGATGCTTCGCGGCACATGCTCGAAATGGCGAAACTCAACGTCGAGCGGGCCGGATTATCATCTCAGATCCGGCTTGAACACGCCGATGCCAAACGGTTGAACTTCGCCACTGACAGTTTCGATGCCGTTATCTCGAACAGCATCATTCATCATTTACCGGAACCGCAAATGTGCCTGCATGAAGCGGTTCGCGTCGCTCGACCGGGAGGTTTGCTATTTTTTCGAGATTTGATCCGCCCGGCGAACCAACATAAACTCGAACAACTGGTGAATCGCTATACTCCGGCTTCTGGCATTTCGATCGAAGCCGACCACCAGCGAGCGATGTTTGCCGACTCGCTTCGAGCGGCGTTGACGCTCACGGAAGTCGAACAGCTCGTCGCCGGGTTGAATCTTTCCGCCAGTTCAATGAAAAAAACGAGCGATCGCCATTGGACGTGGATCGCGCGTAAGAATGCAACCGTGATTGGTACCATGTGA